The genomic segment AGCCCAAGGATGTGGCTTTGGTCCCGTTCTACAAGGCTTCCGACATACGCTACACAGTCTATTGGAAAGTCTATTCGAACGAGGAGTGGGCCAAAAGGAAGGCCGATGCGGTCGCCAGGGAATCCCGGCGCGCCGAAATCGAGCGCCGCACCGTGGACGCAGTGATCATCGGCAACGACCAGAACGAACGCGACCATAATCTGCAGCAGCAAAACTCGAATACGGATTTCTTCGACGGCAAGCGCGTCCGCGATGCCGGCCGAAGCGGGTGGTTCAGCTACGATCTGAAGGTAATCCCGGACAAACCGATGCTCCTGGTCTGCAGCTTCGTCGGCAGCGAAGGGCGCCCGCGCAGCTTTGACATTCTGGTGGACGGGGAAAAGATCGCGGCTCAGTCGCTGGAAATCCATCCCACCGAGCTGTTCGATTTTGAATACAAATTGCCGGAGCCCCTGACGCGCGGCAAACAGAAGATCACGGTGAAATTCCAGGCACCACCCACTGCATCCGTGGGGCAGGTGCTGGATGTGCGCATCGCCCAGTAGTCAGGAAACGGGGCCGGCGGCAGCCCAAGCAGACTGCGACTGAAGTCACTCAGAGGGCCAGAAAGGGAGGTCGAGCAGATACTTCTGGTCGCGCAGCATCGCTTCGCGGCACAGCCCGTCGAGCAGGCGCACGTCCTCGAGGGAGAAAGGCGACACCTCGAGCACGACCTTGTCGGGAACTTTCACCCTCGGCCCCGGGATGAAGGAACCTGCGGAAAACGCGAGTTGCACCATCACAAAGCGGTAGAAATCAGCACCACTTTGAAGCGAAAGGACGAGACCCTCGAGATCTGCCATCGGCTCGCAAGGGAAAGGGGAGCCGGCATGTCTTACCACTGGCGCGAGTCTGCGAGTGATCACTCGTAAATTCGCGCTGACCTGTTGGCGTTGACGGCATCCCACTGCGGTGCTATAAGGGGTGCCGGGATGGTAGCGGCGGCCGGAATGCCCATGCGCGAAGGCCCGGCCGGAAAGAGCCACTCGGGCATGCCGCAGGGCATGGCGAATTAAGATGACGCGAGAAATCTCAGACACCAGGCTCGTCGGTCGTGAGGGCAAGGCGGAGAACACCATCGTCGATGTCGGCGGCGTCCTGGTCGGCGGGATGGACATCGTCGTGATGGCTGGCCCGTGTTCCGTGGAGAGCGAGGAACAGCTCCTCGCGACAGCCATCGCGGTGAAGCGGGCAGGAGCAAAAATCCTGCGGGGCGGGGCTTTCAAGCCGCGCACTTCTCCCTACAGCTTCCATGGCCTGCATGAGGAAGGGCTGAAGCTTCTGGCCGAAGTGCGCCGCGCCACCGGCCTACCGGTGGTCACGGAGGCGATGGATACGCGACACCTGGACGCCGTGTGCGCCCATGCGGACATGATCCAGATCGGATCCCGCAACATGCAGAACTACACGCTGCTGGAGGAGGTTGGGAAGCTTCGCCTGCCGGTGCTTTTGAAGCGCGGGTTCAGCGCCACGATCGAGGAGTTCCTGCTGGCCGCAGAGTACATTGCCAGCGGAGGCAACGGTCGGATTGTCCTGTGCGAGCGGGGCATCCGCACCTTCGAAACGTCGACGCGAAACACACTGGACCTGAGTGCGGTGCCCCTGCTGAAGCGTTGGACCCATTTGCCCGTAATCGTGGACCCGAGCCACGGAACAGGACTGTGGTGGCTGGTACCGCACATGGCCCGCGCTGCCGTGGCGGCCGGCGCCGACGGCCTGTTGGTTGAAGTACATGTAAATCCTCAAGAGGCGCTGAGCGACGGAGAGCAATCGCTCCGTCCTGAGACGTTCGAGCGCATGATGAATGATATACGGCCTGTGGCGCACGCCATCGGCCGGTGTTGGCAGCTGGGGACCGGGGTCGCCTCCAAAGATGACTTGCCTGGTAAGCCGCAGCCTATGGCGGCGCGACTCGCAAATGCTCGTGAGAAGGATGAACTTGTTTGAGAGTCTCGGCACGTTTCCGGTATTCAGGCCCAAAGGGCCGCCAGTACGTAGGCCCGGCTATGAGGCCGGGATGAGGATTGCGATGAGAGGAGCACCGAAGCAGCGAATCCCGGCCTTACGGCCGGGCCTATGCACTTCCGGCCCTTCGGGCCTGGAGGGCATGCCCATTGCGAATCGCACTGCACAATGGAAGCCGAGTTCTCCCAAGGGTTCCTTAGAAACCCTTCCTCATACCACCCTCTTTATCCACCCTCTTTGCGTATGCCAGCTGATTTGCTCCTCCATGCACAGCCCCGGACTTCGAACCGGGCAACCCCAGACGTTTTCTGACCGGCAAAATGAACTCCTCGGGCAGAAACACTGTCTTTAGCACAACTTACTGACCGCTCAGAATGGTCGCCGATGGTCGAAAAACGCGGCCGGGTTGGCGCGAGGCACGGTCTAAAGCTTCGTGGTTTGCCTTCAGGGTGAATAACCCTCCATCCTGGCGGTTTTTGTTGACCCTCGCCCCGCCTCGGGGCTAAGCTCTCCCAAGAGTCAAGCCCACAGTCCTCTGTGCAAGGAGTACGTGTTGAGTTCCGTCAAATTGGAGCTTCTGTCGCTTCTGCTCTTGGCTTTCGCCGCCTCTCAGAACAAGCCCGCTCCACCGGTGTTCACCGACGTCACGAAGCAAGCCGGAATCTCATTCAAACATTGCCTGGGAGACGACGAGATCAGCTCGATCGTCGAGGCTACGGGCTCGGGCTGCGCATTTCTGGACTTCGACGGTGATGGTTTGATGGACATCTATGCCGTGAACGGCCGCTATCTCGAGGGCATCAGCGACCCGGATTCCCGTTTCAAAAGCGCTCGAACCCCCAGCCGCCTGTACCGGAACAAAGGCGATGGGACCTTCGAAGATGTTACCGAGAAGGCGGGGGTGGGCGCTTCCGGGTACGGCATGGGAGTTGCGGTCGGCGACTTCGACAACGACGGCCATCCGGACATTTATGTGACGAATTTCGGCAAGAACATCCTCTATCACAACAACGGCAACAGCACATTCACCGATGTTACGGAGAAAGCAGGCGTCGCATGCGGTCAGTGGAGCGTGGGCGCCATCTGGATCGATTATGACAAGGATGGATACCTTGACCTGTTCGTCGGCAACTATCTCGAGTTCGACAGCAAGTACCGGCTTTTCTACGAGGCGGAAGTGTATCCCGGCCCTCTGTCTTACCCCGGACAGTTGTCAGTCCTCTACCACAACAATCACGACGGGACCTTCACTGACGTCAGCGCAAAGGCGGGCATAAATAAGAAGGGTCGAGCCATGGGAGTCCTGTCGGCGGACTATGACGAGGACGGCTGGCCTGACATCTTCGTCGCCAACGATGCCATGCAGAACTACATGTACCACAACAACGGCAACGGCACATTCACAGAGGTCGGAATCGAGTGTGGCGCAGCATTCGGCCAGCACGGCAATGCGGTCTCATCCATGGGAGGCGATTTCGCCGACTTCGATGGGGACGGCAAGCTCGACCTCGTGGTGCCGGCCATGAATTACATCGGGATTTTCCGAAACCTGGGCCGCGGGCTGTTCGAGGAAATTTCCGTCTCGACGGGCGTGGCAAGGGTCAGCGCCCAGTTCTGGTCCTGGGGCGGTGATTTCATGGACTTTGACAACGATGGCTGGCCGGACCTCCTCATCGCAAACGGAGATGGTCATCGCCTTTCTGAGAAGCAGGAACAGCTTCTCATGAGAAATGTCGCAGGACCGAACGGACAGCGTGTGTTCGTCGATGTTTCCAGATCTGTCGGCCCCTACTTCGATACCAGGAGTGTGGCCAGGGGCCTGGCTACCGGCGATTGCGACAACGACGGAGACCTGGATTTCTTCGTTCTGAACATCGACCAGCCGTCCGTCCTCCTCAGAAATGACGGAGGCAATAGAAACAACTGGCTTACGCTGCAACTAATCGGCACCAAGAGCAATAGAGATGGCGTGGGCGCCCGGGTGATCGTGCGTTCAGGCGATTTCACTCAGGTGGCAGAGAAAATGTCGGCAAGCAGCTACCTTTCCCAGAACGATCCCAGGCTCCACTTCGGGCTCGGCCAGCGCACCATGGTAGATGAGGTAACCATCCAGTGGCCCAGCGGAAAAACGCAAAAGCTGAAGGAGGTGAAGGCAAACCAGTTCCTCAAGGTGATTGAACCATGAAGAAGTGGTTTGCCGCCCTTGCCTTCCTCCTGGTGGCGTTTCAACCTGGAATGCCGGTGACATCCGGCCAGTTGAACTGCCCCATCGTTTTTACCCAGGTGCCCTTCAAAGCAAAATTGCACGGCGGCCAGGCCGGACGGTTTCTCCTGAATGGAGCTGCCGACAAAGGAAGCCGCATCGTTCTTCTGGCACGCCATGGTTCTCCTGCCGTTCTCACCCCCGAATTTGCGGCGGCGGCCGATCCTTCCGTCTCCTTCGATGGAAAACGGATCCTGTTCTCCGGAAAGCGTACGGCACAGGATAAGTGGGACGTCTGGGAGATGGATCCCGACGGCAAGAACAAACGACAGATCACCAGTGGGTTTGGAAATTGTCGTGAGCCCGAATACCTCGCACGAAGTTCTATCACGCCCCCGGATTTCAACGACAAGGTGCGTTGGATTACATTCATATCGGACGCAGCCAGCACTTACCAGGAAGGGAGACCGGAGCTTGCCACATCACTCTATGCCATGAATCTGGAGCCCGTCGGAGGACGTGGCTTTGTGACCCGGCGGAGTACCTTCAACCTTTCGAGCGACTTTTCACCAGCCGTTCTTCAGGACGGCAGGGTGCTCTTCACAAGCCGGCAGAAATACGCAAACAGCCCGGAGAAATTTCCGCTGCTGGCTGCCAACTGGGATGGCACCGGCCTGAACCTCTTTTGCGGGACCGATCAAGGTGCGTATTTCAAGACGATGGCTTGTGAGATGCCGGACCGGACGCTGGTGTTCGTGGAATCTGCCAATCCGACGGACTCCGGTGGGCGGCTTGCCAGGGTCTCTTTTCGACGCCCCCTCCACAGCTATGAACCGCTGAGCCGGGGAACAGGACTGTATCTGTATCCGCATCCTTCCCCCGACGGCACACTCGTCGTTTCTTTTTCTTCGGGAAAGGAAAGCTACGGCATCTATTTGTTTGATTTTGCGAAGGGAATGCCGGGAGAGCAGATCTTCGACGACCCTAAGTGGGAGGACTTGGATGCACAGGCGGTCGTGCCGAGACCGGAGCCGCAGGGATTGATCAGCGCCGTCGTTGATTCCCTCACCTGGGGTCATCTGCACTGTCTGAGCGTTTACGAATCAGACATGCCCGAGGTCAATGCGATCCGAAAGGGCGATGTGAAGCGCGCCAGATTTGTCGAGGGGGTGCCTGCCTGCGCCACGCAAAGGAGGTCACCATCACAGTCCATTCCCGACGCTGGAACGCGCCTCCTCGGGGAAGCGCCCGTCGAGCCGGATGGCTCGTTTTTTGTCGAGGTGCCGGCCGACACTCCCTTTCTGATCCAGCTTCTGGACGAAAAAGGGAAGGTCTTGGAGACAATGCCCCGATGGGTCTGGGTCCGGCGTGGAACCAGCCGCGGATGCATCGGATGTCACGAGAACAAAGAGTTGGCGCCCGAGAACCGCGTCTCGGACGCGGTACAAAAAGCCGTGCCGAGGGTTCTCCGGCAAAGGAAGTAGAGGCGTTGAAACGCAGAGACCTGATAAATGAACACGAATGATTGTGCCGCGCCTTCGTCGTTCGATTATGGGCGAATCCCCAACCCCGGCCTCACGGCCGGGGCTATTGATTGCGGCGCCTTCGGCGCCGGATTCACCAGGTATCCACCGGACTCCCTTTAGCCCTCGTGTCGAGGCCCGAAGGACCGGCAATGAATAAGCCCGGCCGTGAGGCCGGGAATACGAGGGAACCAAAGATCGAGCGCCGAAGGCGCGGCACTTCTGGCGGATCTTCGGGCCCTTCGGAATCAAGGCTTAGAGGTTCACTTAGAGTGCCTGGTTAATAATCATGCATCGTGCTCGTATCCTTTCATTGGGGCTTGCAACGCTGATTGCGCTGGCGTCTTCGGCTCTCCTTCCTGGCGATGCGTTCCAGGCGTCCCGCGATGGAAGCACGAGGGCGCGGTACGCCGTTCCGGAAGACGACCTCTACAAGTCGCCGATTCAAATGGCTCTTTCGGGAGACGGCCGCCGGCTTTTCGTTGCTTGCGAGAATAGCGGCGAAGTGCTGGTCATCGACACCGCGGTCCGCAGAGTTGTAAGCAGCATGAGGACGGGGAGAAATCCGTTCGGCGTTGCGCTCAGCCCCGACGAGAGCCGTCTCTACGTCAGCAACCGCTGGGACGACAATGTAACGGTTTTCAATGTAGGAACGATGGAGGTCATCGGGCTGATCCCTGTGGGGGATGACCCTCACGGCCTGGTCACGGATGAGACCGGAAGATACTTGTTCGTCGCAAACCTGGGCACCGACGACGTGTCGGTGATCAATACTGCAGATTTCAAAGAGATCAAAAGGCTCGAGGCGGGCCGTTCACCCTTCGGAATAGCCTTTTCTCCGGACCACCGGTTCTTGTACGTGTCCAGCCAGCTGTCAGTCCCCGTCCCATTTCGCACGCCCCCGATTCTCGAACTCACGGTCATCGACGCAAAGCGCCAGGTTGTAGCCGGGAGGCGTCAATTGTTCTCCACCCTCATCGGACAGGATCTTGCCGTTTCCCCGGATAACCGTTTCGTTGTTGTGGCGCTGGAACTGCCCAAAAACCTTCTTCCGGAAACACAGGTGTACCAGGGCTGGATGGTCACTCACGGGTTTGCCGTTGCCGAAGCCGGACCGCAGGGGCGGGTGGCCTATTTCCTTCTGGATGAACCGAACCTCTATTATGCCGATCCCTTCGGCGTCGCGTTTTCACCGGATGGCCAGAGGCTCTACATCTCATCGAGCGGTGTGAATGCCGTCACCGTGATCGATATGAGGAGAGTGGCCGGACTTTTGCAGGCTCGTGACGGAAAGATCGGGCTGTCCGACGAAGCCATCGGCCTCAACGCCCGCAACCTGGGCCTCAGCTCTGAATATGTTCTGGCCCGCGTCCCTACCCAGTGTAATCCCAAGGATATGGTCGCTTCACCCGACGGCCGCTGGATCTATGTCGCCAATAGGCTCTCCGATTCCATCCAGGTCATCGATGCCGGGAACAACCAGGTTGCCGGTGCGATTGACCTGGGAGGGCCCAGCATCGAAACGGTGTTGCGCAGGGGTGCCAGGCTCTTCAACTACAGCAGCATCAGCTTTCAAAAACAGTTGAGCTGCAACACCTGCCACCCCGAGAATCACCTCGACGGCCTGGTCTACGACATTGTCGCGCCGGGAGACGGAATCGGGCGGAATCTGGTCGAAAACAGGACGATGAGAGACATAGCGGACACGGCCCCCTACAAGTGGTCAGGAACCAACCCGACGCTGCAACGCCAGGACGGACCAAGGGCTGCCCAATTGTTCTTCCGCTCCCACGGTTTTGAGAAGGATGACCTCGAAGCGACGGTCCATTTTATCGAATCACTTTCGTTAATGAACAGCCGGTACGCACCAGCAGACGGGCGGCTGAACGAGTTCCAAAGGCGGGGCAGAGCAGCATTCGAGCGGGCTTACACGAAAGACGGGCGCTACATCCCTGTGGCCAATCGATGCATAACCTGCCATCCGGCTCCTTATTACACCGACTGCATGACTCATGACGTCGGGACTCAAGCGAACACGGACGACAGCGGGGAGTTCGACACGCCTCAACTCGGTGACATCTACGACACTTCGCCGTTTCTGCACGATGGCCGCTGCTATTCGCTGGAGGAAATCTGGACGGTCTTCAATCCGGGCGACACTCACGGCGTCACCAACGACATGGCGAAGGAAAACTTGAACGAGCTGATCGAGTACATCAAAACTTTGTGGGTCGGCGAGCCGGTGCGTGACAAGGAGCTCTTCGCTTCTCTGTTCGTAAAGTCCACCACGGGGAACTACCGGCTAAGAGTAGAGGACCTGGATTCCCTCACCCGACCCGGCGCGAAATACATAGGCAATGAAGTCTGCGGAACCTGCCATGCGCGAGAGTACAAAAAGTGGCTGGGCACCAGACATTCACGAAGCTGGGTGATGCTGGGCATGACTGAGAAAGCCGACCGGGTCAAGTCGCATTTCAACGTGAAGTCATTGAGTCCCCAGAATAGCGCGATCTGCCTCAAGTGCCATGGGACGGCCGCAGGTGCTCCCCCGGAATTTCGGCTGTCCACGTTCCACGTCGAGGAAGGAGTTCAGTGCGAATCCTGTCATGGACCGGGGGAACAATACGCGACCGAAGAGGTGATGAAGAACAAACAGCAGGCGATAGCCCTGGGATTGCGAATGCCTACAAAAGAAGTTTGTCTGAACTGTCACATGGCCAAACCATCGCACGAATTCATGAACAAGAAGCCGTTCGATTTCGAGGAGTCGTACAAGAAGATTGCCCATATGCATTAGGCAATCCGAGGGATGATGTAGGTCAGGCGCCGAAGGCGCCTTTGGAGTGCGGCGGCTGGCCGCCGCTTTGTCAGGTGTCCTGCGACAAAGGCACGGTTTGCCGGTCCGTACTAGGATTTTGAAAGCGGCGCCATGGCGCCGCACTCCAAAGCGCCCTGCGGGCGCAGCAATTCCGAGACGCTGATTGAAAAAAGCGTCGTCAAGGGTTGGGGGACACGCGATGAAGAAAAACCTCTTGTTAGGTATCCTCCTTTTCGCAGCACTTGCTGCAATGGCCGCCGAGGAGCCCCTTCCCAGGGTGTACAGGTACTGGGAGTCGTTCCACAAAGCGGACGGTCTGCCGGCAGACAAGGCCTTCTCAATCCTCGTCGACG from the Terriglobia bacterium genome contains:
- a CDS encoding beta-propeller fold lactonase family protein; protein product: MHRARILSLGLATLIALASSALLPGDAFQASRDGSTRARYAVPEDDLYKSPIQMALSGDGRRLFVACENSGEVLVIDTAVRRVVSSMRTGRNPFGVALSPDESRLYVSNRWDDNVTVFNVGTMEVIGLIPVGDDPHGLVTDETGRYLFVANLGTDDVSVINTADFKEIKRLEAGRSPFGIAFSPDHRFLYVSSQLSVPVPFRTPPILELTVIDAKRQVVAGRRQLFSTLIGQDLAVSPDNRFVVVALELPKNLLPETQVYQGWMVTHGFAVAEAGPQGRVAYFLLDEPNLYYADPFGVAFSPDGQRLYISSSGVNAVTVIDMRRVAGLLQARDGKIGLSDEAIGLNARNLGLSSEYVLARVPTQCNPKDMVASPDGRWIYVANRLSDSIQVIDAGNNQVAGAIDLGGPSIETVLRRGARLFNYSSISFQKQLSCNTCHPENHLDGLVYDIVAPGDGIGRNLVENRTMRDIADTAPYKWSGTNPTLQRQDGPRAAQLFFRSHGFEKDDLEATVHFIESLSLMNSRYAPADGRLNEFQRRGRAAFERAYTKDGRYIPVANRCITCHPAPYYTDCMTHDVGTQANTDDSGEFDTPQLGDIYDTSPFLHDGRCYSLEEIWTVFNPGDTHGVTNDMAKENLNELIEYIKTLWVGEPVRDKELFASLFVKSTTGNYRLRVEDLDSLTRPGAKYIGNEVCGTCHAREYKKWLGTRHSRSWVMLGMTEKADRVKSHFNVKSLSPQNSAICLKCHGTAAGAPPEFRLSTFHVEEGVQCESCHGPGEQYATEEVMKNKQQAIALGLRMPTKEVCLNCHMAKPSHEFMNKKPFDFEESYKKIAHMH
- a CDS encoding CRTAC1 family protein, encoding MSSVKLELLSLLLLAFAASQNKPAPPVFTDVTKQAGISFKHCLGDDEISSIVEATGSGCAFLDFDGDGLMDIYAVNGRYLEGISDPDSRFKSARTPSRLYRNKGDGTFEDVTEKAGVGASGYGMGVAVGDFDNDGHPDIYVTNFGKNILYHNNGNSTFTDVTEKAGVACGQWSVGAIWIDYDKDGYLDLFVGNYLEFDSKYRLFYEAEVYPGPLSYPGQLSVLYHNNHDGTFTDVSAKAGINKKGRAMGVLSADYDEDGWPDIFVANDAMQNYMYHNNGNGTFTEVGIECGAAFGQHGNAVSSMGGDFADFDGDGKLDLVVPAMNYIGIFRNLGRGLFEEISVSTGVARVSAQFWSWGGDFMDFDNDGWPDLLIANGDGHRLSEKQEQLLMRNVAGPNGQRVFVDVSRSVGPYFDTRSVARGLATGDCDNDGDLDFFVLNIDQPSVLLRNDGGNRNNWLTLQLIGTKSNRDGVGARVIVRSGDFTQVAEKMSASSYLSQNDPRLHFGLGQRTMVDEVTIQWPSGKTQKLKEVKANQFLKVIEP
- the aroF gene encoding 3-deoxy-7-phosphoheptulonate synthase, with amino-acid sequence MTREISDTRLVGREGKAENTIVDVGGVLVGGMDIVVMAGPCSVESEEQLLATAIAVKRAGAKILRGGAFKPRTSPYSFHGLHEEGLKLLAEVRRATGLPVVTEAMDTRHLDAVCAHADMIQIGSRNMQNYTLLEEVGKLRLPVLLKRGFSATIEEFLLAAEYIASGGNGRIVLCERGIRTFETSTRNTLDLSAVPLLKRWTHLPVIVDPSHGTGLWWLVPHMARAAVAAGADGLLVEVHVNPQEALSDGEQSLRPETFERMMNDIRPVAHAIGRCWQLGTGVASKDDLPGKPQPMAARLANAREKDELV